A region from the Lolium perenne isolate Kyuss_39 chromosome 4, Kyuss_2.0, whole genome shotgun sequence genome encodes:
- the LOC127297435 gene encoding cortical cell-delineating protein: MALSSKKLVVLFVALSLMIAAVHGCGPHCPTPSPPPPSTSGGTCPINTLQLGVCADVLNLLKLHLGVPADEQCCPLLHGLVDLDAAVCLCTAIRANILGVVSLNVTADLVLLLNQCGKTCPPGFTCPR, translated from the coding sequence ATGGCGCTATCGTCCAAGAAGCTTGTCGTCCTGTTCGTTGCCCTGAGCCTGATGATTGCCGCCGTGCACGGCTGCGGACCCCACTGCCCGACCCCGTCGCCACCACCGCCGTCGACCAGCGGCGGCACCTGCCCCATCAACACGCTGCAGCTGGGCGTGTGCGCCGACGTGCTGAACCTGCTGAAACTACACCTCGGCGTGCCGGCTGACGAGCAGTGCTGCCCGCTGCTGCACGGGCTGGTCGACCTGGACGCCGCCGTGTGCCTCTGCACGGCCATCCGGGCCAATATCCTGGGCGTCGTCAGCCTCAACGTGACCGCCGACCTCGTCCTCCTCCTGAACCAGTGCGGCAAGACCTGCCCTCCCGGCTTCACCTGTCCTCGCTGA